One window of Sardina pilchardus chromosome 2, fSarPil1.1, whole genome shotgun sequence genomic DNA carries:
- the sdhc gene encoding succinate dehydrogenase cytochrome b560 subunit, mitochondrial: MALLLRSIARPGLYVSRCQFGVLYRHAVPMGTTAKEEMNKFWVKNNRLNRPMSPHLTIYRWSIPMVMSITFRGTGVGLSGGISLFAVAALVLPGNYPYYLDLIHSLAFGPQFLAFTKFALAFPVAYHTCNGIRHLMWDTGKGFKIPEVYRSGYVVCAVSVLTSIAMACL, from the exons ATGGCGTTGCTTTTAAG gtcGATTGCCCGACCGGGCCTGTACGTGTCCCGTTGTCAGTTTGGAGTCCTCTACAGACa TGCCGTTCCCATGGGAACAACAGCAAAGGAGGAGATGAATAAATTTTGGGTCAAAAACAACCGACTGAACCGGCCCATGTCTCCACACCTCACcatctacag GTGGTCCATTCCCATGGTGATGTCAATCACTTTTAGAGGAACAGGAGTTGGCCTTagtggag GCATCTCTTTGTTTGCGGTGGCGGCGCTGGTGTTGCCAGGTAACTACCCGTACTACCTGGACCTGATCCACTCTCTGGCGTTCGGCCCGCAGTTCCTGGCCTTCACCAAGTTCGCCCTGGCCTTCCCCGTGGCCTACCACACCTGCAACGGCATTCGCCacctg atgtgGGACACAGGTAAGGGCTTTAAGATCCCGGAGGTGTACCGCTCTGGCTACGTGGTGTGTGCCGTGTCCGTGCTCACCTCCATCGCTATGGCCTGCCTGTGA